One genomic segment of Erythrolamprus reginae isolate rEryReg1 chromosome 2, rEryReg1.hap1, whole genome shotgun sequence includes these proteins:
- the LOC139158538 gene encoding neuropeptide Y receptor type 6-like: protein MDSLLIVLWFHRYFVMDKTTPVPSMDLSGANSSKSQFVHFESCQPSLLPFVLLITAYAVVMLIGLLGNLCLIAIIKKQKQCQNVTNVLIANLSISDIVICVMCIPFTVAYTWMDYWVFGEAMCKITAFTQSMSVSVSTFSLVLIAVERHQLIVNPRGWKPNVSHAFWGIVFIWAFSLIISTPFLIFQQVFDDPLKNLSSHGESYVSKMLCIEVWPSIEGQLSFTTTMLVFQYFLPLGFIFICYLKIFVCLQRRYSKMDKVRENGSRLNENRRINVILVSIVVTFGACWLPLHIFNIVFDWNYETLMHCHHNVVFALCHLIAMISTCVNPIFYGFLNKNFQKDAIFMLHHLRCFESQKLYENVALSTLNTDMSKASLKLNSMPEKL from the coding sequence ATGGATTCACTCTTAATTGTGTTGTGGTTTCACAGGTACTTCGTGATGGATAAAACCACTCCAGTGCCCAGCATGGATCTATCTGGGGCAAACAGCAGTAAGTCACAGTTTgtgcactttgaatcctgccagCCATCTCTCCTTCCATTCGTGTTGCTCATCACAGCGTACGCTGTGGTCATGCTGATCGGACTTCTGGGCAACCTTTGCCTAATTGCCATCATCAAGAAACAAAAGCAATGTCAAAATGTGACTAATGTTTTGATTGCCAATCTCTCCATATCTGACATCGTCATTTGCGTCATGTGCATTCCTTTCACTGTTGCATACACCTGGATGGATTACTGGGTTTTTGGAGAGGCCATGTGTAAAATAACTGCTTTTACGCAAAGTATGTCTGTCTCCGTTTCTACATTTTCACTTGTCTTAATTGCAGTCGAGAGGCATCAGTTAATCGTGAACCCCCGTGGTTGGAAGCCTAACGTTTCACATGCATTCTGGGGAATCGTCTTCATTTGGgcattttctctaatcatatCCACTCCCTTCTTGATATTCCAGCAGGTCTTTGATGACCCcctaaaaaatctctcttcccacGGCGAGAGTTACGTCAGCAAAATGCTGTGCATTGAGGTATGGCCGTCTATTGAAGGGCAGCTGAGCTTCACCACTACCATGTTAGTTTTCCAGTACTTCCTTCCACTGGGGTTCATTTTCATTTGTTACCTAAAAATATTTGTGTGCCTGCAGAGGCGGTACAGTAAAATGGACAAGGTCAGGGAGAATGGGAGCAGGCTAAATGAAAATAGAAGGATTAATGTTATCTTAGTTTCAATTGTCGTGACCTTTGGCGCCTGCTGGTTACCTCTGCACATATTTAACATTGTGTTTGACTGGAATTATGAAACTTTGATGCATTGCCACCACAACGTGGTCTTTGCCTTGTGCCATTTGATAGCCATGATCTCCACGTGTGTCAATCCCATCTTTTATGGATTCCTCAACAAGAATTTTCAGAAAGATGCGATTTTTATGCTTCACCACCTCAGATGCTTCGAATCTCAAAAATTATATGAGAACGTTGCCCTTTCAACTCTGAACACTGATATGTCCAAGGCATCCCTGAAACTCAACAGCATGCCTGAAAAACTCTGA